A single genomic interval of Brevundimonas diminuta harbors:
- a CDS encoding DNA-3-methyladenine glycosylase I, translated as MIDSHAPEGLGGRCGWCGTDPLYVAYHDTEWGVPERDPRALWEKLVLDGFQAGLAWITILRKREGIRDAFDGFDPEIVARYDEADIQRLLNDPRIIRSRAKINAAIRGAQIWLQMRDDGEDFSAWLWSFVGGEPIQTPYADYRQAPTQTEQSVAMAKALKKRGFNFCGPVIVYAFMQAVGMVNDHQTTCFRHAQVRAMASHG; from the coding sequence ATGATCGACTCACACGCCCCAGAGGGTCTCGGCGGCCGATGCGGCTGGTGCGGGACCGACCCCCTCTATGTCGCCTATCACGACACCGAATGGGGCGTACCCGAGCGCGATCCCCGCGCCCTGTGGGAAAAACTGGTGCTCGACGGCTTTCAGGCCGGTCTCGCCTGGATCACCATCCTCAGAAAACGCGAGGGCATCCGCGACGCTTTCGACGGTTTCGATCCCGAGATCGTCGCCCGCTACGACGAGGCTGATATCCAGCGCCTGCTGAACGATCCGCGCATCATCCGCTCGCGCGCCAAGATCAACGCCGCCATCCGGGGCGCCCAGATCTGGCTCCAGATGCGCGATGACGGGGAGGACTTCTCCGCCTGGCTCTGGTCCTTCGTCGGCGGCGAACCGATCCAGACCCCCTACGCCGACTATCGTCAGGCCCCGACCCAAACCGAACAGTCCGTCGCCATGGCCAAGGCGCTGAAGAAACGCGGATTCAACTTCTGCGGCCCGGTCATCGTCTACGCCTTCATGCAGGCCGTCGGCATGGTCAACGATCACCAGACGACTTGCTTCCGTCACGCCCAGGTTCGTGCGATGGCGAGCCATGGCTAG
- a CDS encoding ribonuclease HII: MARAPANPKAFPTLALETVLIQRVNGHVCGVDEAGRGPWAGPVSAAAVILNPDDLPPGIDDSKALTEKRRAALEPEIKARAVAWGVGFASVDEIEELNILHATGLAMCRAIEALQVQPVAALVDGNYRFKLPCEIQTVVGGDGLSLSIAAASILAKTARDRLMIDLDAQYPGYGFASHKGYNAPIHQNALKTLGPCPAHRRSWSPIKALLQEA, encoded by the coding sequence ATGGCTAGAGCCCCTGCAAATCCGAAAGCCTTCCCGACCCTCGCGCTGGAAACGGTGCTGATCCAGCGCGTCAACGGTCACGTCTGCGGCGTGGACGAGGCCGGACGTGGTCCCTGGGCCGGGCCCGTCTCGGCGGCGGCCGTAATCCTGAACCCTGACGACCTGCCGCCCGGCATCGACGATTCCAAGGCCCTGACCGAAAAGCGTCGCGCCGCCCTGGAGCCCGAGATCAAGGCCCGCGCTGTCGCCTGGGGCGTCGGCTTCGCCTCGGTGGACGAGATCGAGGAACTGAATATCCTGCACGCCACGGGCCTTGCCATGTGCCGCGCCATCGAGGCCTTGCAGGTCCAGCCGGTCGCCGCCCTGGTCGACGGCAACTATCGGTTCAAGCTTCCCTGCGAAATCCAGACGGTCGTCGGCGGCGATGGATTGTCGCTCTCCATCGCGGCGGCCTCGATTCTGGCCAAGACCGCACGGGATCGATTGATGATCGATCTGGATGCCCAATACCCCGGCTACGGCTTCGCCAGCCACAAGGGCTACAACGCCCCGATCCACCAGAACGCCTTGAAAACCCTGGGCCCCTGCCCCGCCCATCGGCGCAGCTGGTCGCCGATCAAGGCGCTGTTGCAGGAGGCCTGA
- a CDS encoding DNA adenine methylase, producing the protein MIKYIGSKRALLGHVTGAVAGVLPQGGRVCDLFSGTARVGHALKKQGFQVWSNDLNAYAHALATTYVQADRERWVARAEGVLAELRTVKPEAGWFTQAFCQDARYFHPDNGARIDAMRDRIEAMGLEPELKAITLVSLMEAADRVDSTAGVQMAYMKQWAPRALKTLELRTPDLVPAVNGPCRATQGDAVEIAEQVEADLVYLDPPYNQHSYLGNYHCWESLVLWDRPETYGVANKRVDVRTRKSAFNSRPGIGPALRTVIERVKAPNLIVSFNDEGYLSRADLVEMLSARGHVQVLEMAHPRYVGARIGIHNPKGEKVGQVGRLKNVEHLFVVTERPVSLPVAA; encoded by the coding sequence ATGATCAAATATATCGGCTCCAAGCGCGCCTTGCTGGGGCATGTGACGGGTGCGGTGGCGGGGGTGCTGCCGCAGGGCGGGCGGGTCTGCGATCTGTTCTCGGGCACGGCGCGGGTCGGGCACGCCCTGAAGAAGCAGGGGTTTCAGGTCTGGTCGAACGACCTGAACGCCTATGCCCACGCTCTGGCGACGACCTATGTCCAGGCGGACCGGGAGCGGTGGGTCGCGCGGGCCGAGGGCGTGCTGGCCGAGCTGCGGACGGTGAAGCCCGAGGCGGGCTGGTTCACCCAGGCCTTTTGTCAGGATGCGCGGTACTTCCACCCGGACAACGGGGCGCGGATCGACGCCATGCGCGACCGGATCGAGGCGATGGGACTGGAGCCGGAACTCAAGGCCATCACCCTGGTCAGCCTGATGGAGGCGGCGGATCGGGTGGATTCCACCGCCGGGGTTCAGATGGCCTATATGAAGCAGTGGGCGCCGAGGGCGCTGAAGACGCTGGAGCTGCGCACCCCGGATCTGGTCCCGGCGGTGAACGGGCCATGCCGCGCGACGCAGGGCGATGCGGTCGAGATCGCCGAACAGGTCGAGGCGGACCTGGTTTATCTGGACCCGCCCTACAACCAGCATTCCTATCTGGGGAACTACCATTGCTGGGAGAGCCTGGTGCTGTGGGACAGGCCCGAGACCTATGGGGTGGCCAACAAGCGGGTGGACGTGAGGACGCGCAAGAGCGCCTTCAACAGCCGGCCCGGCATCGGCCCGGCGCTGCGGACCGTGATCGAGCGGGTCAAGGCGCCGAACCTGATCGTCAGCTTCAACGACGAGGGGTATCTGAGCCGTGCCGACCTAGTCGAGATGCTGTCGGCGCGGGGTCATGTGCAGGTCCTGGAGATGGCGCATCCCCGCTATGTCGGGGCCCGGATCGGGATCCATAATCCCAAGGGTGAGAAGGTCGGGCAGGTCGGGCGGCTCAAGAATGTCGAGCACCTGTTCGTGGTGACCGAGCGGCCGGTCTCCCTGCCCGTGGCCGCATAG